ACAAGATCAGGAGCATACCAATGGGGCGAATATGGTCGAACTGGATCAGTGGAGGCGTTCTGGCTCTGTTTCTGGTCCTTGTTTCCGGACAGGGAACCGTCGCCGCAACGCCGGAAGAGGATGGCCTTTGGCGTTCCATTGCCGAGGGGCTCAGCCAGAGCATCGCCATCAAGCGCCAGGAACTCACCCGGATACGACAGCATCTGCCAGAACGGAAGGCCCAGTTGGCAGGCGATTTGTCTCGGATCAGCAGCCGTCTGGACCAGTTGCTCCTGCTGCGGGGCGTGGCCGGGGAGACTCCCTGGGCCTCCAGAACACTGCTCCTCCAATTTGCCGAATTGTCCCATGCCGTCAGTGCCGCCCGCAGTCCGCTGGAGGACGTGCAGGACACCTTGGCCCGCACCAAGCAGGAGTATACCACCCTGCGCCAGATCCGCGCCCAGAATGCCAGCCGGGAGTATGCCGAGCTTGTGAATGAGGAGTTGGCCGGTCCGGGGCATGACTTCAAGGAACTCAAACACGATGTGGACACGGTCAAGACCGAGGTGGACGACGCCCTGGGCCAGGCTACGGCCTTGTCGAGTGATATCCAGGCCGCCCACACCGATGAGGTCGCCCGCTTTATCGAGGTTTTTGGCCAGACCTATTTTGCCTCGTCGGGTTCGCTGCTGCGTCCGGCCAATTTGAGCGCGATGCTTGATGATCTCCAGGAGTGGGCCGATGCCGGTCCACGTTTCTGGGGGCCGATACTGGCGGTCATGCCCTGGGGTGCGTTTCTTGGCCTGACGCTCCTCGATAGCGCCGTGGCGTTGGGGCTTCTCCGATTGCTCCTGCGCCGTCGGCCGGAAACGTGGCAGGCCCTGCGGCTGGGATTCATCTGGCTGGCTCTTGGTCTCGGACTGTTTGCGGCCCGCTGTACGCTGCTGTTTATCGCCAGCCAGTTTGTTGCGCTGACCTGGGCTGCGGTCATGGCCTATGGCCTGTTTTTACTCGCCAGGGGCGGCCGCGTTTTACCGGTGCTGTTCGCTTGCTTTCTGGCTGGCGTCGCTCTGGACATGTTCAATCTGCCGGGCTCAGTGGTGTGTGCGCTGTGGACAGTGATTGCCGGGCTTGGCGCCTGGCGGCTGGGCCGGTGTGGATCGTGCCGCTGTCTGACGTTGTGGCTGCTTGCCGGCGCGGCCGTGGCCAGCCTGTGCGGTTTCGGGCCACAGGCGCTCTTTGTGGTCCAGGCCTTTTTCATGCTGCATCTGGCTGTCTACATCTCCGGCACGGTGCAACGAGGTTTGAGCGCCCTGGCCGGCGGCCGGGAACGTTCCCTGGCCCAGCTGGCCCAACCCCTGGCCGCCACCGTGCTGGCGGCTCTCTTCATCGCCTGGGTACTGGTGTTCATGGGGGGGCCGGGGCTTGTGGAACATGTCTTTGGCCTGGACGTTGTCCTCGGCAAGGCCGTCATCTCTTTGGAGGCCGTCTCCTGGCTGATCATCAGTTTCTTTCTGCTGCGGCTCGTTCAGGCTTGGTTCCAAGAAGTGCTGATCCTGGTCAATTTTCGGGGCAAACCCATGGATCCAGGACTGGCCCATACCGTGGGTGCGGCCTTTTCCTATGTGACCTGGACGGGGTACATGCTTTTCGCCCTGCGTCTGTTCGAAGTGCCGCTTGGGGCCTTGACCTGGATTGCCAGCGGCCTGTCGGTCGGCATCGGCTTTGGCCTCAAGGACATCGTCAACAACTTCATAAGCGGGCTGATCATCATGTTCGGCGGGACGGTCAAGAAGGGCGACATCATCCAGCAGGGCAAAAACCTCGGCGAAGTGGTCGATTTGTCGGTGCGAAACACCATTGTGCGCACACTCGACAACACGACGGTCATCATTCCCAATTCAAGCTTCCTGCGCGGCGAAATTGTCAACCTGTCTTATCATGGCACCACCATGCGCCTGACCATTCCGGTAACGGTGGCTCCTGGCACAAAGATCAAAAAAATTAAAAAACTCCTGCTAGCCATTGCCAAGGAACACAAAGACGTGCTCAAGCAGCCAGGTCCGGAAGTGTTGCTGCGTTCCTTTGGCCGTTATGGACTGGAGTTCGATTTGCAAGTGTGGATTGACAACTTCATCAAAAAATTCAATGTCCAGTCAGAGCTTGCAATCATTATTGATCAATCTTTTCAAGAGAATAAGATCCTCGTACCGTTCCAGGGCGTCAAGGTGAAATACAAGCCCATGGGAACCGAGGAAATGCAGCTGGAAGCCAGTCGGGAGGCTTTGCGACAAAAGCGCGGACAGGTTTTTGGCCGGGTGCGTCTGCTTCGCCGGGTACATGCCAGACGCCGCTGGCCGACGCCGACGGCAGTGGCCGGAGGGGAGGAGTGATGCGGCGATTGGTCGGAACGCTGCTTTTGTGCGGGATGCTTTTTTTCGGACTGCTGGCCCAACCGGGGGGGGGGGCGACGGCGTTGCCGTTGCCCGATCCCTCTCTGGCCGGCAGGAAGCTGGCCGTGGGCGTGTTCATTGCCCCGCCGTTTCTGGAAAAGGACGCCAATGGCCGCTATTTCGGCCTGGCCTATGATCTATGGGCTGATGTGGCCCGGGATATCGGCGTCACCTATACGCTTCAGGAATTTGATCTGGAAG
This window of the Desulfovibrio sp. TomC genome carries:
- a CDS encoding mechanosensitive ion channel domain-containing protein → MGRIWSNWISGGVLALFLVLVSGQGTVAATPEEDGLWRSIAEGLSQSIAIKRQELTRIRQHLPERKAQLAGDLSRISSRLDQLLLLRGVAGETPWASRTLLLQFAELSHAVSAARSPLEDVQDTLARTKQEYTTLRQIRAQNASREYAELVNEELAGPGHDFKELKHDVDTVKTEVDDALGQATALSSDIQAAHTDEVARFIEVFGQTYFASSGSLLRPANLSAMLDDLQEWADAGPRFWGPILAVMPWGAFLGLTLLDSAVALGLLRLLLRRRPETWQALRLGFIWLALGLGLFAARCTLLFIASQFVALTWAAVMAYGLFLLARGGRVLPVLFACFLAGVALDMFNLPGSVVCALWTVIAGLGAWRLGRCGSCRCLTLWLLAGAAVASLCGFGPQALFVVQAFFMLHLAVYISGTVQRGLSALAGGRERSLAQLAQPLAATVLAALFIAWVLVFMGGPGLVEHVFGLDVVLGKAVISLEAVSWLIISFFLLRLVQAWFQEVLILVNFRGKPMDPGLAHTVGAAFSYVTWTGYMLFALRLFEVPLGALTWIASGLSVGIGFGLKDIVNNFISGLIIMFGGTVKKGDIIQQGKNLGEVVDLSVRNTIVRTLDNTTVIIPNSSFLRGEIVNLSYHGTTMRLTIPVTVAPGTKIKKIKKLLLAIAKEHKDVLKQPGPEVLLRSFGRYGLEFDLQVWIDNFIKKFNVQSELAIIIDQSFQENKILVPFQGVKVKYKPMGTEEMQLEASREALRQKRGQVFGRVRLLRRVHARRRWPTPTAVAGGEE